A genome region from Amblyraja radiata isolate CabotCenter1 chromosome 4, sAmbRad1.1.pri, whole genome shotgun sequence includes the following:
- the slc45a4 gene encoding solute carrier family 45 member 4 — translation MAAMAPQNDDDTGPMQTQELLTKLKKKVDENGDEAVSEGSIDHIPIKLWVMHGAVMFGREFCYAMETALVTPVLLQIGLPEQYYSLTWFLSPILGLIFTPLIGSASDRCTLSWGRRRPFILALCIGVLFGVALFLNGSIIGLSIGDIPDHQPIGIVLTVLGVVVLDFCADATEGPIRAYLLDVADTEEQDLALNIHAFSAGLGGAIGYMLGGLDWTQTALGQIFKSQQQVLFFFAAIIFSVSVALHLFSIEEEQYNPQQDRIDEETVAHSNANVNESLSPLPRLDLLHKERHCNTAVFPDETCSVQDVNLDFLDVNIGRSQSDSVLHMSDATIEIESELFFLRDIEPSIFQDHYDSLCQSSASIPKSCNHEIISKFNHITSLLREHEFEGVLKDDLKTSKVANGVSEDSTNDNINHHTCMVGMKPSVTSSSMRRRRHVFYRQSSHTFSYYGKMGSHRYRFRRANAIVLIKSSRSMNDLYDLQKKQRQRQRLRNQSGVTNASSDTESEGGESETTVKLLWLSMLKMPKELMRLCICHLVTWFAVIGAAVFYTDFMGQVIYGGDPKGPSNSTELWNYNLGVQMGCWGLVIYAITAAICSAILQKCLDNYDLSIKVIYILGTLGFSIGTAVMAIFPNVYVSMIMISTLGIMSMSISYCPYALLGQYHESKTYRNHSPGNSKRGFGIDCAILSCQVYISQILVASALGSVVEAVGSVRVIPIVASIGSFLGFLSASFLVIYPGNQEDPVEEGNKDKLMASSVNNRKNTEKPIVLKLTRKGAVSEVEIESSV, via the exons GTCTTCCAGAACAATACTACAGCCTCACATGGTTTCTAAGCCCAATCCTAGGACTGATCTTCACTCCACTGATAGGTTCGGCTAGTGACCGTTGCACTTTGAGCTGGGGCCGCCGTCGCCCCTTCATCCTAGCTCTTTGTATTGGAGTCCTCTTCGGAGTTGCACTCTTCCTAAATGGCTCGATCATAG GTTTATCCATTGGGGACATCCCTGATCATCAGCCAATTGGTATAGTCCTGACTGTTCTAGGTGTAGTAGTATTGGACTTCTGTGCAGATGCAACAGAGGGACcaatcagagcttatttgttggatGTGGCAGACACAGAGGAACAAGATCTGGCACTCAATATCCATGCATTTTCTGCAG GCCTTGGTGGAGCTATTGGCTATATGCTGGGTGGCTTAGATTGGACGCAAACTGCTCTGGGCCAGATCTTCAAGTCACAACAACAAGTCCTCTTCTTCTTTGCGGCCATCATCTTTTCTGTCTCTGTTGCTTTACATCTTTTCAGCATCGAGGAGGAGCAGTATAACCCCCAACAAGACCGCATTGATGAAGAAACAGTTGCACACTCGAAtgctaatgtaaatgaaagtcttTCACCCCTCCCTCGGCTGGACCTGCTCCACAAAGAACGGCATTGCAACACTGCAGTTTTTCCTGATGAAACTTGCTCTGTGCAAGATGTCAACCTCGACTTCCTGGATGTAAATATTGGGCGGAGCCAAAGTGACTCTGTTTTGCACATGTCTGATGCGACAATAGAAATTGaatcagaattattttttttgcgAGACATCGAACCTTCTATTTTCCAGGACCATTATGATAGTCTCTGTCAATCCTCAGCAAGTATACCCAAAAGTTGCAACCATGAGATTATATCCAAGTTCAATCACATCACTAGTTTACTCAGGGAACATGAATTTGAAGGTGTTTTAAAAGATGATCTTAAAACTTCCAAAGTGGCAAATGGGGTATCTGAAGACAGCACAAATGATAACATTAACCACCATACTTGTATGGTTGGAATGAAACCATCAGTAACCAGCAGTTCCATGCGCAGACGGAGGCATGTGTTCTACCGGCAGTCATCTCACACCTTCTCGTACTACGGCAAGATGGGATCACATCGTTACCGCTTTCGTCGTGCCAATGCCATTGTCTTGATCAAATCCTCGCGCAGCATGAATGACCTGTACGATCTGCAGAAGAAACAAAGGCAACGTCAGAGACTACGGAACCAGAGTGGGGTGACCAATGCAAGCAGTGATACAGAAAGTGAAGGAGGAGAGTCTGAGACGACTGTAAAGCTTCTGTGGTTGTCTATGCTGAAAATGCCAAAGGAGCTTATGAGGCTATGTATTTGCCATCTGGTAACATGGTTTGCTGTCATTGGAGCTGCTGTTTTCTACACAGACTTTATGGGGCAAGTTATTTATGGAGGAGATCCAAAA GGACCTTCTAATTCTACTGAACTTTGGAACTATAACCTCGGTGTACAGATGGGATGCTGGGGACTTGTTATTTATGCTATCACTGCTGCAATCTGTTCAG CCATTTTACAGAAGTGCCTGGATAACTACGATTTGAGCATTAAAGTTATCTACATTTTAGGAACACTTGGGTTTTCGATTGGTACTGCTGTGATGGCTATCTTTCCAAATGTTTACGTCTCGATGATAATGATCAGTACATTGGGAATAATGTCTATGAGTATCTCCTACTGCCCGTATGCTCTACTTGGCCAATACCATGAAAGCAAAACA TATAGGAATCACAGTCCTGGAAACTCCAAGAGGGGCTTTGGAATAGACTGTGCGATTCTTTCCTGTCAAGTTTATATTTCCCAAATACTGGTAGCATCAGCACTGGGTAGTGTGGTGGAAGCAGTTGGTTCAGTTCGAGTCATCCCGATTGTGGCATCGATTGGTTCTTTCCTTGGCTTTTTATCTGCTTCATTTCTTGTGATATATCCTGGAAATCAAGAAGACCCCGTGGAGGAAGGGAATAAAGACAAGTTAATGGCCTCTTCAGTAAACAATAGGAAAAATACAGAGAAGCCGATTGTTTTGAAGTTGACTCGTAAAGGCGCTGTCTCTGAAGTGGAGATTGAATCGTCTGTTTAA